A genome region from Cucumis sativus cultivar 9930 chromosome 4, Cucumber_9930_V3, whole genome shotgun sequence includes the following:
- the LOC101215862 gene encoding dehydration-responsive element-binding protein 2A: MTSENSSGGKTSRKRRNGYVSVVDTLNKWKKLNNQLEDLAKDGGVEETRKVPAKGSKKGCMRGKGGPQNSDCNFRGVRQRTWGKWVAEIREPIASNNNTRLKKKGTRLWLGTFSTAHQAAHAYDEAAKAMYGPFARLNFPDSSSPLMKPLTSEHSDTISPVASSSSSSSFFNGVPAEKMKDCYSMEKQENCEYESMEELKVKVEETERSRVNYTDIKPNSFYDSNIGNRSEGNMKEGLADVLRSHDQNSPSELCFKFETMNTKGCNDLNGCNQYVLQKLQSDPYARTYWIPAGWEIGDLGSATVMEAKPMEIESYGDCMAFNRDLGLLLDRQKHMGVGDQRVDDCNNFEFLRPDYDFGLEEERKWLDLCFHG, from the exons ATGACGTCTGAGAATTCTAGtgg aggaaaaacatcaagaaagaGGCGAAATGGGTATGTTTCAGTAGTGGACACTCTAAACAAGTGGAAGAAGTTGAATAATCAATTGGAGGATTTGGCTAAAGATGGAGGAGTAGAGGAAACTCGTAAAGTTCCAGCTAAGGGCTCCAAGAAAGGTTGCATGAGAGGGAAAGGAGGACCTCAGAATTCAGATTGCAATTTTAGAGGTGTTAGACAGAGGACATGGGGAAAATGGGTAGCTGAAATTAGAGAGCCAATTGCAAGTAATAATAATACCcgtttgaagaagaaaggcACTCGTTTATGGCTTGGCACTTTCTCCACTGCTCACCAGGCAGCTCATGCTTATGATGAAGCTGCCAAAGCCATGTATGGCCCGTTCGCTCGTCTTAATTTTCCtgattcttcttctcctcttatGAAACCATTAACGTCAGAGCATTCTGATACGATATCTCCTGTtgcttcttcctcctcttcttcttcgttcTTTAATGGAGTACCTGCAGAGAAAATGAAGGACTGTTATTCAATGGAAAAGCAAGAGAATTGTGAGTATGAATCAATGGAGGAACTGAAGGTGAAAGTGGAAGAAACAGAAAGAAGTAGAGTCAATTATACAGATATTAAACCCAATTCATTTTATGATTCTAACATTGGGAACAGATCAGAAGGAAATATGAAGGAAGGATTAGCTGATGTTCTAAGAAGCCATGATCAGAATAGCCCTTCTGAgctttgttttaaatttgaaactatgaATACAAAGGGCTGCAATGACTTGAATGGATGCAATCAGTATGTGCTACAGAAGCTTCAGAGTGATCCATATGCAAGAACTTACTGGATTCCAGCCGGGTGGGAGATCGGCGATCTCGGGTCTGCGACGGTGATGGAAGCAAAGCCAATGGAGATTGAGAGCTACGGAGACTGTATGGCCTTCAACCGTGATCTGGGTTTGTTGCTGGATCGGCAAAAACACATGGGAGTTGGTGACCAGAGAGTTGATGATTGCAACAACTTTGAGTTTTTGAGACCTGATTATGATTTTGGGTTGGAGGAGGAACGAAAGTGGCTTGATTTATGCTTCCATGGATGA